The following proteins are encoded in a genomic region of Capra hircus breed San Clemente chromosome 16, ASM170441v1, whole genome shotgun sequence:
- the CHML gene encoding rab proteins geranylgeranyltransferase component A 2: MANSLPTEFDVIVMGTGLPESILAAACSRSGQRVLHLDSRSYYGGNWASFSFPGLLSWLKEHRQNSDTVEESPAAWQDMIHETEEAIPLCKKDETIQHAEVFCYASQGMDGNIEELDALQKNPSCVASSTLIKPLDSTSLSEETHSSHITSYEVPTKDTPKNNEEITDTAETSVKEEYCGYDTYKHTLSDGTKDEIKPVLEDNSGPPKRKRIAYSQIVKEGRRFNIDLSSKLLYSQGLLIDLLIKSNVSRYAEFKNVTRILAFREGKVEQVPCSRADVFNSKELTMVEKRMLMKFLTFCLDYEQHPEEYQAFTQCSFSEYLKTKKLTPSLQHFILHSIAMMSESSCTTVDGLKATKNFLQCLGRFGNTPFLFPLYGQGEIPQCFCRMCAVFGGIYCLRHKVQCLVVDRESGRCKAIIDHLGQRINAKYFIVEDSYLSEETCSSVQYKQISRAVLITDQSVLKTDSDQQISILIVPPVEPGAHAVRIIELCSSTMTCMKDTYLVHLTCSSSKTAREDLESVVKKLFTPYSETEVDKEELPKPGLLWALYFNMRDSSGVSRSSYNGLPPNVYVCTGPDCGLGSEHAVKQAETLFHEIFPSEEFCPPPPNPEDIFFDGDEKPSEPLGTSNIVMAKLESSEGSKNLESSGKHLQN; encoded by the coding sequence ATGGCCAACAGTCTCCCAACAGAATTTGATGTGATAGTGATGGGGACAGGTCTGCCTGAATCCATCCTTGCCGCTGCATGTTCCAGAAGTGGTCAAAGGGTTCTGCATCTCGATTCAAGAAGTTACTATGGGGGAAACTGGGCTAGTTTCAGCTTTCCAGGATTGCTGTCCTGGTTGAAGGAACATCGGCAAAACAGTGACACTGTGGAAGAAAGCCCTGCTGCATGGCAAGACATGATCCATGAAACAGAAGAAGCCATCCCTCTTTGCAAGAAGGATGAAACCATTCAACACGCCGAAGTTTTTTGTTATGCCAGTCAGGGCATGGATGGCAATATTGAAGAGCTTGATGCTCTGCAGAAAAATCCTTCTTGTGTAGCATCTAGTACCCTCATAAAACCTCTGGATTCTACAAGCTTGTCTGAGGAAACACACTCATCACACATTACTAGCTATGAAGTGCCTACAAAAGACACTCCaaaaaacaatgaagaaataaCTGATACGGCAGAAACGTCTGTGAAAGAAGAATATTGTGGGTATGATACTTATAAACACACACTTTCAGATGGCACTAAAGATGAAATCAAACCTGTATTGGAAGACAACAGTGGGCCACCAAAGAGAAAGAGGATTGCTTACTCTCAAATAGTTAAAGAAGGCAGGAGGTTTAATATTGATCTGTCATCGAAGTTGCTTTATTCTCAAGGACTGTTAATTGATCTGTTAATCAAATCAAATGTTAGTCGTTACGCTGAATTTAAAAATGTCACTAGGATTCTTGCATTTCGAGAAGGAAAAGTAGAGCAGGTGCCTTGTTCCAGAGCAGATGTCTTTAATAGCAAAGAGCTCACTATGGTTGAAAAGAGGATGCTAATGAAATTTCTTACATTTTGTTTAGATTATGAACAACATCCTGAGGAATACCAAGCTTTCACACAATGCTCATTTTCAGAGTACTTGAAAACCAAAAAATTAACCCCCAGCCTCCAACATTTTATACTTCACTCAATTGCCATGATGTCAGAATCATCTTGCACTACAGTAGATGGCCTTAAAGCAACAAAAAACTTTCTTCAGTGTCTTGGACGGTTTGGCAACACTCCCTTTTTATTTCCCTTATATGGCCAAGGCGAAATTCCCCAGTGTTTCTGCAGGATGTGTGCAGTTTTCGGTGGAATATATTGTCTTCGCCATAAAGTACAATGCCTTGTAGTTGACAGAGAATCTGGAagatgtaaagcaattatagatCACCTTGGTCAAAGGATAAATGCTAAATATTTCATTGTGGAGGATAGTTACCTGTCTGAGGAAACATGTTCCAGTGTGCAGTACAAGCAGATATCCAGGGCAGTGCTCATTACAGATCAATCTGTCCTAAAGACAGATTCAGATCAGCAGATTTCCATTTTGATAGTACCTCCGGTGGAACCAGGAGCACATGCTGTCCGAATCATTGAATTATGTTCTTCAACCATGACATGCATGAAAGACACCTACCTGGTACATCTGACCTGTTCATCTTccaaaacagcaagagaagacTTAGAATCAGTGGTGAAGAAATTATTCACCCCGTATTCTGAGACAGAAGTAGACAAGGAAGAACTTCCAAAGCCAGGACTCTTGTGGGCTCTTTATTTTAACATGAGAGATTCCTCGGGAGTCAGCCGAAGCTCATATAATGGCTTGCCTCCCAACGTTTATGTCTGCACTGGGCCTGACTGTGGACTCGGAAGTGAGCATGCTGTcaagcaagctgaaacactcttccACGAGATCTTCCCAAGTGAAGAATTCTGCCCCCCACCTCCAAATCCAGAAGACATTTTCTTTGACGGTGATGAAAAGCCATCAGAGCCTCTTGGAACCAGTAATATAGTAATGGCCAAACTAGAATCCTCTGAGGGAAGCAAAAACCTAGAAAGTTCAGGGAAGCACcttcaaaattag